One segment of Nostoc flagelliforme CCNUN1 DNA contains the following:
- the ilvC gene encoding ketol-acid reductoisomerase, which yields MARMYYDEDANLDLLAGKTIAIIGYGSQGHAHALNLKDSGLNVIVGLYPGSKSVAKAEAAGLTVKNVADAANAADFIMILLPDEVQKTIYKNEIEPNLEEGNVLAFAHGFNIHFGQVVPPANVDVVMVAPKGPGHLVRRTYEGGEGVPALFAVYQDASGQARDRAMSYAKGIGGTRAGVLETTFREETETDLFGEQAVLCGGLSALIKAGFETLVEAGYQPELAYFECLHEVKLIVDLVVEGGLAKMRDSISNTAEYGDYTRGPRIVTEQTKAEMQKILSEIQSGQFAREFVLENQSGKPGFTAMRRKEAEHKIEEVGKDLRAMFSWLKKA from the coding sequence ATGGCCCGGATGTATTATGACGAAGATGCCAATTTAGACCTTTTGGCTGGAAAAACTATTGCTATCATCGGCTATGGTTCTCAAGGTCATGCCCACGCTCTCAATCTCAAAGATAGTGGTTTGAATGTGATTGTGGGACTATATCCGGGTAGTAAGTCAGTAGCAAAAGCTGAAGCAGCTGGGTTAACTGTGAAAAATGTTGCAGATGCTGCCAATGCTGCTGATTTCATCATGATTTTGTTACCTGATGAAGTCCAAAAAACGATTTACAAAAACGAGATTGAACCAAATCTCGAAGAAGGGAATGTGTTAGCCTTTGCCCACGGTTTCAATATTCACTTTGGGCAAGTTGTACCACCGGCTAACGTAGATGTGGTGATGGTAGCACCCAAAGGGCCGGGGCATTTAGTACGGCGGACTTATGAAGGTGGTGAAGGCGTACCAGCGCTGTTTGCAGTTTATCAAGATGCTAGTGGTCAGGCACGCGATCGCGCCATGTCTTACGCTAAAGGTATCGGTGGTACTCGCGCTGGTGTTCTCGAAACGACTTTCCGCGAAGAAACCGAAACAGATTTATTTGGCGAACAAGCGGTATTGTGCGGTGGTTTGAGTGCTTTAATCAAAGCCGGATTTGAAACTTTGGTAGAAGCTGGTTATCAACCAGAATTGGCTTATTTTGAATGTCTGCATGAAGTCAAGCTGATTGTTGACTTGGTTGTGGAAGGCGGTTTAGCTAAAATGCGCGACAGCATTTCTAACACTGCTGAGTATGGCGATTATACTCGTGGGCCGCGGATTGTGACTGAACAAACCAAAGCTGAAATGCAGAAGATTCTCAGCGAAATTCAATCTGGACAATTTGCACGGGAATTTGTTTTGGAAAATCAATCTGGTAAACCAGGATTTACCGCCATGCGTCGCAAAGAAGCTGAACACAAAATTGAAGAAGTCGGCAAAGATTTACGCGCTATGTTTAGCTGGTTGAAAAAAGCTTAA
- a CDS encoding DUF427 domain-containing protein gives MRPNPIVPESGQESVWDYPRPARLEDSNKSIRIICNGTVLAETTKAKRVLETSHPPVYYLPSEDIKLEYLIETPKKTWCEWKGKCQYYDISIGEKYIRNAAWRYIEPTPDFVTIQEYYAFYPSLMDACYVNDELVMSQPGDFYGGWITADIVGPFKGSPGTMGW, from the coding sequence ATGAGGCCAAATCCAATCGTACCAGAATCCGGTCAAGAATCAGTTTGGGATTATCCTCGTCCGGCTCGTTTAGAAGATAGCAACAAATCAATTCGGATAATTTGTAATGGTACTGTTTTAGCAGAAACAACTAAAGCTAAAAGAGTTTTAGAAACTAGCCATCCTCCTGTTTATTACCTTCCTTCTGAAGATATTAAACTAGAATATCTGATTGAAACACCTAAAAAAACTTGGTGTGAATGGAAAGGCAAGTGTCAATATTATGATATCAGCATCGGTGAAAAGTATATAAGGAACGCTGCTTGGCGATATATTGAACCCACACCTGATTTTGTAACGATTCAAGAATACTACGCTTTTTACCCTAGTTTAATGGATGCTTGCTATGTAAATGATGAGCTAGTTATGTCTCAACCTGGCGATTTTTATGGGGGATGGATTACTGCTGATATTGTCGGGCCATTTAAAGGTAGCCCTGGAACAATGGGGTGGTAA
- the ovoA gene encoding 5-histidylcysteine sulfoxide synthase, translating into MALVATINKLTSTQVPTLNDCSSQSLLNYFENSWELEETLMKSLVGEETFYLNPDPLRNRLIFYLGHSAVFFINKLIAVGLIKAGINSQYETLFEIGVDPQTPTELDAAMQGVSWPEVEKVWQYRDKAREAIAKVIQKTPLDLPIHQQHPFWALLMGIEHSRIHFETSSMLVRQLPSDRLKRPQGWNYAPSKGNIPNNEMRRVPGGVVKLGKPKDDLTFGWDSEYGDRTVEVKPFLASQYLITNGEYLKFVQAGGYNNPDYWNAESWDWKQLYNVQHPKFWIPFQDGYRYRTIFDEIDLPLDWPVEVNYYEAIAFCRSQGSDMRLMTEAEWNQALLISEDNQLSTNYNLNLQFISPSPVGMFKPANSASGLYDLRGNVWEWLGDTFNALPGFQPHPLYEDQAAPFFDDKHQMMLGGSWATNGSMALPTYRNWFRPYFYQHAGFRIAQDLKGDY; encoded by the coding sequence ATGGCTTTAGTTGCAACGATAAATAAACTGACATCAACTCAAGTCCCCACACTCAATGATTGCAGTTCACAAAGCCTGCTCAATTACTTTGAGAATTCTTGGGAACTTGAAGAAACACTCATGAAAAGTTTGGTCGGGGAAGAAACTTTTTATCTTAACCCCGATCCTTTAAGAAACCGTCTAATTTTTTATCTTGGTCACTCAGCTGTTTTTTTCATAAATAAGTTAATTGCCGTTGGTTTAATCAAAGCTGGAATTAATTCGCAATACGAAACCCTATTTGAAATCGGAGTTGATCCACAAACACCGACAGAACTCGACGCAGCTATGCAAGGGGTTAGCTGGCCTGAGGTAGAAAAAGTTTGGCAATATCGAGACAAGGCGCGAGAAGCGATCGCAAAAGTTATTCAAAAGACTCCCCTGGATCTCCCAATTCATCAACAGCATCCCTTTTGGGCTTTGCTGATGGGAATAGAACATAGTCGCATTCACTTTGAAACCTCTTCGATGCTGGTGCGGCAATTGCCTAGCGATCGCTTAAAACGTCCCCAAGGCTGGAATTACGCACCTAGCAAGGGGAATATTCCCAACAATGAAATGCGCCGGGTTCCAGGTGGTGTGGTGAAACTAGGAAAACCCAAAGATGATCTTACATTTGGTTGGGATAGCGAATATGGCGATCGCACTGTTGAAGTGAAACCGTTTTTAGCTAGTCAATATCTCATAACTAACGGCGAATATCTGAAATTTGTTCAAGCTGGTGGTTACAATAATCCAGACTACTGGAATGCTGAATCTTGGGATTGGAAGCAACTCTACAACGTCCAACATCCCAAATTCTGGATACCCTTCCAGGATGGTTATCGCTATCGAACCATATTTGACGAAATAGACTTACCCCTAGACTGGCCTGTAGAAGTCAATTACTACGAAGCGATCGCATTTTGTCGTTCTCAAGGCTCAGATATGCGCTTGATGACTGAAGCCGAATGGAATCAAGCCTTACTTATCTCTGAGGATAACCAATTATCAACTAACTATAATCTCAACTTACAATTCATTTCCCCCAGCCCTGTGGGAATGTTCAAACCAGCTAATAGTGCTTCTGGACTTTACGATCTTAGAGGAAACGTCTGGGAATGGTTAGGGGACACATTCAACGCCCTACCAGGATTTCAACCTCATCCGCTTTACGAAGATCAAGCAGCACCATTTTTTGATGATAAACATCAGATGATGCTTGGCGGTTCTTGGGCTACTAATGGTTCAATGGCATTACCAACCTATCGCAACTGGTTTCGTCCCTACTTTTATCAACACGCTGGTTTTAGAATTGCTCAAGATTTGAAAGGAGATTACTGA
- a CDS encoding polyribonucleotide nucleotidyltransferase — protein MAEVDKSISFDGRDIRLKVGLLAPQAGGSVLIESGDTSVLVTATRSQAREGIDFLPLTVDYEERLYAAGRIPGGIMRREGRPPEKTILTSRLIDRPMRPLFPSWLRDDLQIIALTLSMDELVPPDVLAVTGASIATLIAQIPFNGPMAAVRVGLVGDDFIINPTYAEIEAGDLDLVVAGSPHGVIMVEAGANQLPERDIIEAIDFGYEAVRDLIKAQQDLVAELGLVIVQEGRPEVDQTLENYIRDRASGQIKKILSQFTFTKPERDAALDVVKDEIATTIKELPEEDPIRVAATANSKALGNTFKDITKHFMRRQIIEDNIRVDGRKLDQVRPVSCLVGVLPKRVHGSGLFNRELTQVLSACTLGTPGDAQNLNDDMQLDQHKRYLHHYNFPPFSVGETKPMRAPGRREIGHGALAERALLPVLPSKEQFPYVIRIVSEVLSSNGSTSMGSVCGSTLALMDAGVPITKPVSGAAMGLIKEGDEVRVLTDIQGIEDFLGDMDFKVAGTDTGITALQMDMKISGLSLEVISQAVHQAKAARLHILEKMLACIDTPRTETSPYAPRLLTIKIDSDMIGLVIGPGGKTIKGITEETGAKIDIEDDGTVTISAVDENKAKRARNIIQGMTRKLHEGDVYAGRITRIIPIGAFVEFLPGKEGMIHISQLADYRVGKVEDEVAVGDEVIIKVREIDNKGRINLTRLGIHPDQAAAAREAAAVNR, from the coding sequence ATGGCAGAAGTTGATAAGTCAATATCCTTCGATGGAAGGGATATTCGACTGAAAGTAGGCCTACTAGCTCCCCAGGCTGGTGGGTCGGTTTTGATAGAATCAGGGGATACATCCGTTTTAGTGACGGCTACGCGATCGCAAGCCAGAGAAGGCATTGATTTTCTTCCCCTCACAGTAGATTATGAAGAAAGGCTATATGCCGCTGGTAGGATTCCCGGAGGGATCATGCGCCGAGAGGGTCGTCCACCAGAAAAAACAATTCTCACCAGCCGTCTTATAGACCGCCCCATGCGTCCCCTGTTCCCTTCATGGCTACGGGATGACCTGCAAATTATTGCCTTAACGCTGTCGATGGACGAGTTAGTTCCACCCGATGTTTTAGCAGTTACAGGCGCTTCAATCGCTACCCTGATTGCCCAGATTCCTTTTAATGGGCCAATGGCAGCAGTGCGGGTTGGTTTAGTGGGAGATGATTTCATTATTAACCCCACTTATGCAGAAATTGAAGCCGGAGACTTGGATCTGGTAGTAGCAGGTTCACCACATGGCGTGATCATGGTGGAGGCGGGAGCCAATCAGTTGCCAGAGCGAGATATTATCGAGGCGATTGACTTTGGTTATGAAGCAGTGCGGGACTTAATCAAAGCGCAGCAAGATTTAGTAGCAGAACTGGGTCTAGTAATAGTGCAAGAAGGACGACCAGAAGTAGACCAGACTCTAGAAAATTATATCCGCGATCGCGCTAGCGGCCAGATTAAGAAAATCCTCTCTCAATTTACTTTCACCAAACCCGAACGCGATGCCGCTTTAGATGTGGTCAAGGATGAAATTGCCACAACGATTAAGGAACTGCCAGAAGAAGACCCAATTCGAGTTGCCGCAACCGCAAATAGCAAGGCACTTGGTAACACCTTTAAAGATATTACCAAACACTTCATGCGGCGGCAAATCATCGAAGATAACATTCGCGTTGACGGTCGTAAACTTGATCAAGTGCGACCTGTTTCTTGTTTAGTTGGTGTCTTACCAAAGCGAGTCCACGGTAGCGGTTTATTTAACCGAGAACTAACTCAGGTATTATCTGCTTGTACTCTAGGTACACCGGGGGATGCCCAAAACCTCAATGATGACATGCAGCTAGATCAGCACAAGCGTTATCTGCATCATTACAACTTCCCGCCGTTCTCAGTCGGCGAAACCAAGCCAATGCGGGCCCCAGGAAGGCGCGAAATTGGTCACGGGGCATTAGCAGAGCGAGCGCTACTACCTGTGCTACCGTCAAAGGAACAATTTCCCTACGTGATTCGCATCGTATCGGAAGTACTTTCCTCCAACGGTTCCACCTCAATGGGTTCAGTCTGCGGTTCCACCCTAGCCCTGATGGATGCTGGTGTACCAATTACCAAGCCCGTTAGTGGTGCAGCAATGGGTCTGATTAAGGAAGGGGACGAAGTGCGAGTCCTCACCGATATTCAGGGCATTGAAGACTTTTTGGGCGACATGGACTTCAAAGTTGCTGGTACGGATACCGGGATTACCGCCTTGCAAATGGATATGAAAATCTCCGGTTTGTCGTTGGAGGTTATTTCCCAAGCAGTTCACCAAGCTAAAGCAGCCCGGTTGCACATTCTGGAGAAAATGCTCGCCTGTATTGACACGCCACGGACTGAAACCTCACCTTATGCCCCACGTCTGTTAACAATCAAGATTGATTCAGACATGATTGGTCTGGTCATCGGGCCTGGAGGTAAGACGATTAAGGGGATTACAGAGGAAACTGGTGCAAAAATTGACATCGAAGATGATGGCACCGTGACAATTTCTGCTGTAGATGAGAACAAGGCCAAGAGAGCCAGAAACATCATCCAAGGCATGACCCGCAAGTTACACGAAGGGGATGTCTACGCAGGACGCATCACTCGGATTATACCGATAGGTGCATTTGTGGAATTTCTGCCTGGAAAAGAAGGGATGATCCACATCTCACAACTAGCTGACTACCGCGTTGGCAAAGTTGAGGATGAAGTCGCGGTGGGCGATGAAGTGATTATCAAAGTGCGCGAAATTGATAACAAAGGTCGGATTAATCTCACTCGCTTGGGTATCCACCCAGATCAAGCAGCAGCAGCAAGGGAAGCTGCGGCGGTGAATCGCTAA